The genomic region CTTCTAGTGCGTAAGTTGCTCCAGCAACAAAGTCTACTGCTCGTTGTGCTATCTCTGCATCCATCTGTACAACATTTAAGACTAGCGGTTGACCTCGCCACAGAATTTCGACGGCTTGCGTCACTTGTTCAAAAGACTGTAGCTGCATGACTACCACTTGTGGTGTCTTCTGTTCTTGTTGGGGTAGACTCCTCTGTTTGTTTGCTGTCAAGTCAACCGCTCTTCTTTCCCGCTGCCGCACTACACTTGCAGGAAAAGCAGCTCTTAATTTTCCGTAATTCTGTTGAGACAATTCCTCTTCTAGTTCGGATACCTCTAGCTGATGCATCATCATGCTTACTCATCCTCTGTTTTTTCTATTTGTGGCTGGTGAAGAGCTTTAGGTATGATTTTCAGTACCTTTACCTCTATGCTCTGGCTAAATGAAAACCTTGTCAACTCAGTGTTTTTGCCTTTATTTGTCAATCCAATAAAGGTCGGAAAAGTTCGGGAATCAGCAGCCTGCTCGTCAAAAGAGCTTTTTTGTTAATAGGGTATATTTGTATACTCAATCTTTTTTTGCCTCCTCCTTGAGATAGATTCTTAATTATTAGTAATTTTGTTGGTATTTTGTCGGTGTAAAATGATGAGCGACATACTACCTGCTTGTAGAGATGGAAATAGAAACCGAAATCGTTTCCTAAAACACTGGGTGGCTCTAATAGAGCAACAAAAGTTGCTAGTAGAGTAGACGATTAGTTAAATAATATACACCAATCAAACCCTATCGCTAAATCGGCAATCTCCCCAATCTAGCGAAAATCGGGCGGATTCAGCATTCTGACTGTTGCGAGCGATCGCCCTAGAAATAGTCATGTAACTTACCAAAATAATTAGTGTATTATGGTAATTTAAGTAGCGTCGTGCGGTGTGTTAAAGACTTGTTTAATATTAAACTAAACAATTTCTAACGCAACTTACTGGGCTATAAAGAGTGTCTCTCAAGACAAGTCGATTCAAGGTAATCAAATAGCAAAATCAGATTGATATATATGATGTAAACTACTTCAGCCAATATGACTTGCAAAGTATATGCCAGTACTCTAAGTGATGCAAAGCGGTATGAAGTTAACCTGTAGTAGCTGCCATTAGAAAGCTCAATTACGCACACAGCCAGCTTATTCGTAGAGAATGGAGGTTAATTACCGTTCACAAGGTGATTTTCGTGTTTTACTAAGATCCTAGAGGGTGCAGAAGGCTTTTGCTTACTGGAATCAATCCGGCTGTTTAAGAAAGGCTTACAGGCTACTTGTAGAACGCAGCTCCTACTGTAGCTTCATAATTATCTTGACACAGCCTCTTATGCAGAATTGATTGATGCCGAGAAATCTTCAAAAGTTGTGAGGAAGATGGAACATGGAAAATCTCTATCATATTGATAATGGGAACCAATCTAAACAGCAAAGCTTTGATTATGCAGCTCTTGACATGGAAGCACAAATTGCTGTCCAAAAGCATACTTGTGAAATCAAAAGAATGATGCGTAGAACGACACAAGATATCATTGAAATAGGTGAAAAGCTGATCGAAGTCAAGCAATATCTTGGGTTTGGGCATTTTAGCAATTGGCTAATAGCTGAATTTGGTTGGAAGGAACGAACAGCAAGAAACTTTATGAGAGTGGCGGAAGTTTTTAAATCGGCAAAATTTGCCGATTTATTTATTGCTAGCTCCGCTTTATATCTTCTAGCTGCTCCTTCTACCGCTGAAAGCGCTCGCCAGGAGGCGTTAGAGCTTGCTAAGAAGGGCGAACACATCACTTACTCTAAAGCTAGAAGCATTATTAGTCAACATCAGGAATTGAAAAAACTTAAAAATTCTACTTGTAATGTTACTTCAGATGTAAACAAGCACGAAGTAGATTCTGTTCAAGCAAAGTTAGTTACATCAGTTGAAGTATTTCATGAAAGTTTACCAGATTCTCAAACAGTTGATGTCTTAGCTGTAGTCATCGATCGAGATGTTTTGGGAAGTCAAAAAGTGTCTGCCGAAAACTTACCATCGACCAATCCCATCTCGATTAGGATTAGCGACGACTGTAGAGCCTTGATTAAGAGTGTAGAGTCTCTTAGAGAAGAAGAAGCAACTGCTTTGGTGAGAGCAATAGCAAAGCACTGGTCAGTAGAGAAGATTTTAGAGAAAATCAAAAAATAGCCACTTTTTCAGCTCAGAAAGCGCTCGCTAGATGAAACTTCGACGGCTCCACTGAGAGTGAAACTATGAAATTCCTACGTTCTGGAATTCTCCCACTATTTTGAGTTATGTCAAAAAGCACTAGAGACGATCTTCTGCTCAAGCTTGCTACTGCCTTTTAAAAGCTGGTTTTCGGCTGCTCGGCAGTACTTGGAAGGATACAAAATCTCCTATCTCTGCTTGCTAATCAGAACCTTTTGCCAACACAGTGCTGTCTGCATGAAACCCCCTAATTTTAACAGTTAAGGTTCTTCAACATCACCAACAGTTACACTTTGAGCGTTCCAATACCTCAAATCAAAAAGCACCTACTAACTAAACAAATTCTTTTTTACTCGATCGCCATGCACGAAACTGATTTTTATAGTTTCCATTATACACAGACTATAGTTAAAATTGCAACACCATAAAAGATCATTATTTAACAATTCTTGCCGAGCGATCGCGGCAATTTCTATCTTTATCTCTCATATTCTTTATTTCTGAGAGCCAAGTCGAGTAATTGGAATAGACAAAAGAATATTAATTGATTGGCTTGATATTGCTAATTTAGTCGGAGAGTGGGCATACACCAGAACTGAACTGGAATCTGATTTGCAATCTTGCAATCATTTGCGATCGCTAGCTTTTACTCTCAACGAGCAAGCGATCAGCGATCTGTAATATTGCTAGTCTGATGTCGTGTTAGCAAAGCTCACAGAGCCAGCTTTACAGTTGGGTATAAACAGTTTTCTAAAACTGCACAAACAAGGATGTTGAAAGATTCATGCGTCAGCTTAGTTTTGGCGATAAGGTTGTGCAATTCCCTTCTGCATCCATCCGCTTTCGATAGTTGTACCAGCTTGGCTGCGGCATTTGTAGTTAATAACTTTCTAAAGGTTTTACAAATTAAAAATGGCATACCAACTGACTTGGTATACCATACTTTCAACTAGAAAAATACTAGGAGTAACGGAACTGATTACTTAATATTCAGCACTTCTATTCAAACGTTCTTTTGCTTGGTAAGCTTGCAATCCCAATAGAACTAAATAAGTCATCATCTGAGCTTGCGATCGCTGAGTGGCTGCTGCAAGCTGATTAATTTGATGTAGAGGCAACTGCTGCTGAAATAGTACCAGCGACTGTTCCAACTCTTGGGCTATAGTACGGCGATTTAGACTAGCATTTTTCTGTAATTGCTTCCCAATCGGCGATAGTAGTAAAAAAAATAATAAGTTGGTTACAAAGCCAGAACGGGAAGAGTGTTCTCGTTGAGATTGAGTTTCAATAGTTTTTAATAACTCCTCTGGCATATAGAAACTTGGACGACAGTTTGCAATTAGGTTATTGCGTTGATATCTGTGCGATTTTTCTTGTTCTTCAGAATTGAAAATAACCAAAATAATTACAGATTTAAACGTCACTTAATATATGTACTAAATTTTTCTACGGTTAACCATTCCCCAAAGTATAGGAAAAATATTGTTTTTGAAATGCTTAAATTAATTTGAACAATCCAAAAAGTTCGGATAAATATCAGATTTTTCAGGTTTTAACCAAAATAACCGAAAAATACAAAAAATGTCATGTAAATAACTTTATTTATCTTGCAATGTTGATTAAAGTAATGATATAGATTAAGTGACTAAAGTAATACCAGAATTTTATTAACTCACACTAAAAAAATATGGTTTACTTAAATCGGAATATGCATGATGAGCAAAGGATATCTTAATCGTTGAGTTCGTATACTGCAAACAGCTGCACATCTCTATTGAGAAGCTTTGAATTGATTCTGAGTAAAATGAGTGTCGAAGGTTCGTTTACCTGTAAGTATTTCAGGCGATCGCAGACAACAATTTGCTAACAGATAAACTTCTAAATTAGACTTGGAGCTTATATTCGGAATAGCAAGAGCGAGCCAGAAATTACTAGAACCGAAAAGTCTCTCTGTTAAGCAATTTAAAACGTACTAGAGCGACATTACACGTTAAGAGAACTTACATAGAACTCAGTGCTATCACATGATGAGCGCTCATTTCTTCCCTAGTAGAGCTACAGATTTCAACTATTTTGGAGACAACTACAAGATGAATGCAATCAACTCTCAGTCCTCAACTTTTGAAACCAGAGAATTTATCGTTGCAGATACAGTTGTGTTTAACAAACAAGGTACGCATTTAACAGATATTCAAAAAATAGTACTTAGAGGCGCTTGGCAAGGATACACATATGAAGAGATTGCCGACCGAGAAGGATATAGCGAAAAGTACTTAAAACGAGATGTTGGACCTAGATTATGGAAGATACTTTCAGAGGCTTTAGGCGAAAAAGTAAGCAAAAAGAATTTTAGAACAGCTCTTGAGAGAAGATTAACGCTAGCGAACCCTCCTCACAACCAACAGCTTGATATGGATAGTTGTCAAGACTGGGGTGAAGCAGTGGACGTACATACTTTCTACGGACGTACCCAAGAATTAGCTACATTACAACAGTGGATTGTTCAAGATCGTTGTCCTTTAGTAGCACTAGTAGGCATGGGTGGTATTGGCAAAACTACTCTTTCTATAAAGCTAGCTCAGCAGCTTCAGAGTGATTTCAAATACATTGTTTGGCGCTCGTTGCGTCATGCTCCACCAATACGAGAACTCTTAGAAGAGATAATTTATTTTCTATCTAATCAGCAAGAAAAAGATTTACCAGAAACTACAAATGGAAGAATATCATTGCTCTTGAAATATTTCCGTAAGTCTCCCTGTTTATTAATTCTTGATGGGGCTGAATCAATCTTAAATCACGATCAAAAAGACACGCGCTATCAAGAAGAGGATGAGGAGTATGGGCGGCTGATAAAATATATAGGGGAAACATATCATCAAAGTTGTCTATTGTTAACAAGTCGAGAGAAACCCAAGGAAGTTGCTATAAGAGAAGGAGAGGAATTACCTACGCGATCGCTACGATTGATAGGATTGGATGAGTTGGAAGGGCAGTATATCCTTAAAGGTAAAGGAATTTATGGATCGGAAGATGATTTGAAAAAAATAATTCAAATTTATGGAGGTAATCCTTTATTACTGAATATGGTTTCTACAACTATACAAAACATATTTGATAGTAGTGCTTCTGATTTTTGAAACAGGAAATAATAGTTTTTAATGATGTTAAAGAATTTTTTGATAATCAGTTTAATCGCTTACAACCACTTGAAAAAGAACTAATGTACTGCTTAGCAATTGAGCGCGAACCAGTTTCATTTCAGAAATTGAAGAATGATTTTGGCTTAAAAATTCAGTCGCTAGAACTAGCAGAAGCTTTAGAATCTCTGAGGCGACGCTTTGGTTGAAAAAAAATCAGGGTTCTTTACATTACAAATAGTATTAATGGAATACACAACAGCTCGGCTGCTCAAAGAAATTTGTCAAGAAATATACACGCAGCAAATCTCGCTCTTGAAAAGTTCCAAATTACTAAAATTAATAGTAAAAATTATGTTAGAACTTCTCAAGCGAATCTTTTCTTTAAAATGGTTTTAGACCAATTGCTCTTAGAACTTGGAAGTAAAAAGAATGTGGAATCACAATTAAATAAAATTTTATCTACATTGCAGCACGAATCTTTTAAATTGGAAGACACTACCGAAGATATGATTAGTTTAATTCATCGAATGCAAGCAAATCTAAGTAGCTATAAGTAGATCGAGAAGAAAACTAATTACGGGAAGCGATCTGGGTAAAAAAAAGTGAGAGTTTAATTTAGATAAATTACTCTACTAGGCACTTTATTTAACTTTCTCTTACTCAGACTCCTTAGTAGCTTCATAACTTAATTTCAGGGCATCTCTCACCATCTATACATCTATTTTACAGCTTAGTTTCTGTTATCCTAGTTTGATTTTTTGCGGTTATGTAAACTATTTTACTAGAAAGATTGTACCAGATTAGCCTTTGTAAAGAGTTACTCTAATTTTACGCTTGCGTCCTGAGTTGTAAATTGCCACTACACAGATGTGAATAGTTGATTGTACTGCTCTTACTTTGCTTAATCCTGTTTAACTGTTTCTCCGTCTAGAATCAGCTTTTTCAATCACTGCTACACTATTACCTATATACTGAAAATTTGATTTTCCCTATGCCTTACCAACTAAGATTTTTCCGGGTGTAGTGGAATTTCATACGTTAGAAGATGCAATGAGTGTCGGCAATTATAAGGATTTGCTAAAGTTAAGCTATGAATACTGAGAATACTGAGCTTATCTTTGGTAACGCGAATTATGGTAGCGAAGCACTTATCAACAAGCTACTTGAGTCAGCGTGCAATAGTGAAAAGGCAACGAACAGATTAAAAATACCGTTAGACTCATAACAATAACACAACCCCTCACCGAGATGATAGGTTCGTAAACATGCCTTGATTCCATTTACTATTTCACAATTGATATTTTTCGGTAATATAACCGAACATAAACATAAAATTTCTTATATCAATCCTGAACAAATCAGGATTTTGTTTTAGCTAAAACCAGTAAATTATTAAATAGATCGTTCGAGGGATTCGCATTCATGAAAAGCATCATTCACCATTTAGCAAAAATGTTAATACCACGTTCTTATCAAACTTCTATAAAGACACTAAAAGCTCTAATCCTTAGTTCACCAATAGCAGAAAAAGGTTTTCAATGGGGGCAGAATTTTACCATTGGTGGAGAGTCTAGCACTATAACAGCGAATTATTGCCAGTCTCATTTAGAAAATGAAAATACTACATCCAATGCTTTAGAAGCTTATTTTAATTCTCATACTGAAGGATTAGGAATACTTAAGTGGAAGCACTATTTTAATATTTACCATCGTCACCTATCTAAGTTTGTTGGGCAAAAAGTTCAGGTTCTAGAAGTTGGTGTTGCCAGCGGGGGGAGCCTAGAAATGTGGAAAAACTATTTTGGTTCTAATTGTCAAATTTATGGTGTAGACATTGAGGAAGCATGTAAAGCATACGAAAAAGATTCAATTAAAATTTTTATTGGCGATCAGACAGATCGCAATTTCTGGAAGCAATTTAAAAGTGAGGTTCCTACTCTCGATATCGTAATTGATGATGGTGGACACGAACCAGAGCAGCAAATTGCAACTTTAGAAGAGTTATTGCCGCATTTACGACCAGGAGGAGTTTATATCTGTGAAGACATTCATGGTACTTTAAATCAGTTCCATACCTATATATCTGGGTTAACGCATAATTTAAATGCATTACAAGAATTTGGATATAAGCCTATTAAAAGCGGTAG from Chroococcidiopsis sp. SAG 2025 harbors:
- a CDS encoding cell division protein SepF, yielding MMMHQLEVSELEEELSQQNYGKLRAAFPASVVRQRERRAVDLTANKQRSLPQQEQKTPQVVVMQLQSFEQVTQAVEILWRGQPLVLNVVQMDAEIAQRAVDFVAGATYALEGQQQYLAAGIFLFAPNGVQLANAIDETCL
- a CDS encoding DUF3102 domain-containing protein, which translates into the protein MENLYHIDNGNQSKQQSFDYAALDMEAQIAVQKHTCEIKRMMRRTTQDIIEIGEKLIEVKQYLGFGHFSNWLIAEFGWKERTARNFMRVAEVFKSAKFADLFIASSALYLLAAPSTAESARQEALELAKKGEHITYSKARSIISQHQELKKLKNSTCNVTSDVNKHEVDSVQAKLVTSVEVFHESLPDSQTVDVLAVVIDRDVLGSQKVSAENLPSTNPISIRISDDCRALIKSVESLREEEATALVRAIAKHWSVEKILEKIKK
- a CDS encoding NB-ARC domain-containing protein; the protein is MNAINSQSSTFETREFIVADTVVFNKQGTHLTDIQKIVLRGAWQGYTYEEIADREGYSEKYLKRDVGPRLWKILSEALGEKVSKKNFRTALERRLTLANPPHNQQLDMDSCQDWGEAVDVHTFYGRTQELATLQQWIVQDRCPLVALVGMGGIGKTTLSIKLAQQLQSDFKYIVWRSLRHAPPIRELLEEIIYFLSNQQEKDLPETTNGRISLLLKYFRKSPCLLILDGAESILNHDQKDTRYQEEDEEYGRLIKYIGETYHQSCLLLTSREKPKEVAIREGEELPTRSLRLIGLDELEGQYILKGKGIYGSEDDLKKIIQIYGGNPLLLNMVSTTIQNIFDSSASDF
- a CDS encoding class I SAM-dependent methyltransferase, producing the protein MKSIIHHLAKMLIPRSYQTSIKTLKALILSSPIAEKGFQWGQNFTIGGESSTITANYCQSHLENENTTSNALEAYFNSHTEGLGILKWKHYFNIYHRHLSKFVGQKVQVLEVGVASGGSLEMWKNYFGSNCQIYGVDIEEACKAYEKDSIKIFIGDQTDRNFWKQFKSEVPTLDIVIDDGGHEPEQQIATLEELLPHLRPGGVYICEDIHGTLNQFHTYISGLTHNLNALQEFGYKPIKSGSGLASFSTYFQDAIQSFHLYPFVVVIERSETPVSEFVAPLQGSKWLVLTK